From Onychostoma macrolepis isolate SWU-2019 chromosome 19, ASM1243209v1, whole genome shotgun sequence, a single genomic window includes:
- the daxx gene encoding death domain-associated protein 6 isoform X3, translating to MAGAVMDSIVILDDDDEEASTSASTSYSHATNCQSKTPVKNQLPPPTHISQSPFASAKKDVHVLLVENEKLFAEFVEHCSKYSQDHPEVVTYLQNRHSKALPTFLSSVEFRNTLGRCLTRAQANTGKTFVYINELCTVLKQHTARKRTSIQSVPSQTKPEQKSNGTNIKEEVQVKEDEEKQEADEETKKTKRASRRQIAYLENLLKVYNEEIRRLQERELSVDDLEKEDSSYIQEHKLKRKMMKIYDKLCELKDCNTLTGRVIEQKIPYSGTRYPEINKKIERYINSPEALHNPPDYTDILKVVQRANERYKLMLTRKQMTQISQEAFRETGNKLQERRHLDMVYNFGSHLTDSFKPTLDPALTDPALNRKLRSNRDMALSSLEEVITKYANKQEDVEVEETRKRQERDRQKKEALNGQQSDSKEKEREETEEKERQEQEEKEREETEEKEEEEEEEEDEEDDSSDPDIEEEIQASQELAGPDDDEEDVEEEQMNNSDNDQPMDENSPLSIKSSVQDTEEDQGDDDQRSPDSSTHETGSVETNTNGRPVKQSPPFIETLELMPTDETELISSNHIKSTTTCTETVSTNQNTPSTPMRSANCSPLPHTSPLLIDEMGNYKKRKRSTTEKQTAAYNGNCTKDSDIPLDMGVICCPEEENSSRTRSSTRIRVRSSRATPPPKKNKVNVATQCDPEEVIVLSDSD from the exons ATGGCCGGAGCAGTGATGGACAGCATTGTGATTCTTGACGATGACGATGAAGAAGCTTCCACATCTGCATCCACGTCCTATTCTCATGCTACGAACTGCCAGTCAAAAACACCTGTGAAGAATCAGCTGCCGCCTCCAACACACATCTCACAGTCTCCATTCGCCTCTGCGAAGAAGGATGTTCATGTCCTGTTGGTGGAGAACGAAAAACTGTTTGCAGAG TTTGTGGAACATTGCTCTAAATACTCTCAAGACCATCCCGAGGTCGTGACCTACCTCCAGAACAGACACTCTAAGGCTCTGCCGACCTTCCTGTCGTCGGTGGAGTTTCGTAACACTCTGGGCCGCTGCCTCACACGAGCCCAGGCCAACACTGGCAAAACCTTCGTCTACATTAACGAACTCTGCACCGTTCTTAAACAGCACACAGCTCGGAAGAGGACCTCCATACAGTCTGTCCCCTCCCAGACAAAACCTGAGCAAAAGAGCAACGGGACTAATATAAAGGAGGAGGTACAAGTTAAAGAAGATGAGGAAAAGCAAGAGGCCGATGAGGAAACTAAGAAAACGAAAAGGGCTTCAAGGAGACAG ATAGCATACCTGGAAAACCTGTTGAAGGTGTATAATGAGGAGATCCGGCGGCTGCAGGAGCGGGAGTTGAGTGTAGACGATCTGGAGAAGGAGGACTCCAGTTATATTCAGGAGCACAAGCTCAAACGCAAG ATGATGAAGATCTATGACAAACTGTGTGAGCTGAAGGACTGCAACACACTGACGGGTCGAGTGATCGAGCAAAAGATTCCTTACAGTGGAACACGCTACCCAGAGAtcaacaaaaag ATTGAACGCTACATTAACAGTCCAGAAGCTCTTCACAATCCGCCGGACTACACAGATATCCTGAAGGTGGTTCAGCGCGCCAACGAACGCTACAAACTCATGCTCACCCGCAAACAGATGACACAAATCTCTCAAGAAGCCTTCAGAGAGACGGGCAACAAACTGCAGGAGAGACGCCATCTTGACATGGTCTACAACTTCGGCTCCCACCTCACCGATTCCTTCAAACCTa CGTTAGACCCTGCACTCACTGATCCAGCTCTAAATCGCAAACTCCGCTCGAACAGAGACATGGCTCTCAGCAGCCTGGAGGAGGTGATCACCAAATACGCTAATAAACAAGAAGACGTAGAGGTGGAGGAAACGAGGAAGAGacaagagagagacagacagaaaaaagag GCACTTAATGGGCAACAGAGTGAcagcaaagaaaaagaaagggagGAAACGGAAGAAAAAGAGAGGCAGGAACAGGAAGAAAAAGAGAGGGAGGAAAcggaagaaaaagaagaagaagaagaggaggaggaagatgaAGAAGATGATTCCTCTGATCCTGACATTGAAGAGGAGATCCAAGCCAGTCAAGAACTAGCTGGTCCAG atgatgatgaagaggaCGTCGAAGAGGAGCAGATGAACAACAGTGACAATGATCAGCCGATGGATGAGAACTCTCCTCTGTCAATCAAATCATCCGTCCAGGACACAGAGGAGGATCAGGGCGATGACGACCAGCGGTCTCCAGACAGCAGCACACATGAGACGGGATCTGTGGAAACAAACACAAACGGCAGACCTGTGAAACAAAGCCCTCCGTTCATAGAGACTTTGGAACTTATGCCTACCGACGAGACAGAACTTATTTCCTCAAATCACATTAAAAGCACCACTACCTGCACTGAGACTGTCTCCACCAATCAGAACACACCGTCAACCCCCATGAGATCAGCCAACTGCAGTCCACTACCTCACACAAGCCCTTTGCTGATCGACGAGATGGGCAACTACAAGAAGAGGAAACGATCCACGACTGAAAAACAAACTGCTGCCTACAATGGGAATTGCACAAAGGACAG TGATATTCCTCTGGATATGGGTGTGATCTGCTGTCCTGAGGAAGAAAATTCATCCAGGACGAGGAGTTCGACTCGGATCAGGGTCAGAAGCTCACGAGCCACTCCACCGCCTAAGAAAAATAAG GTGAACGTGGCGACTCAGTGCGACCCTGAGGAAGTGATCGTTCTGTCTGATTCAGATTGA
- the daxx gene encoding death domain-associated protein 6 isoform X2, which produces MLSAQQILSPPFRMAGAVMDSIVILDDDDEEASTSASTSYSHATNCQSKTPVKNQLPPPTHISQSPFASAKKDVHVLLVENEKLFAEFVEHCSKYSQDHPEVVTYLQNRHSKALPTFLSSVEFRNTLGRCLTRAQANTGKTFVYINELCTVLKQHTARKRTSIQSVPSQTKPEQKSNGTNIKEEVQVKEDEEKQEADEETKKTKRASRRQIAYLENLLKVYNEEIRRLQERELSVDDLEKEDSSYIQEHKLKRKMMKIYDKLCELKDCNTLTGRVIEQKIPYSGTRYPEINKKIERYINSPEALHNPPDYTDILKVVQRANERYKLMLTRKQMTQISQEAFRETGNKLQERRHLDMVYNFGSHLTDSFKPTLDPALTDPALNRKLRSNRDMALSSLEEVITKYANKQEDVEVEETRKRQERDRQKKEALNGQQSDSKEKEREETEEKERQEQEEKEREETEEKEEEEEEEEDEEDDSSDPDIEEEIQASQELAGPDDDEEDVEEEQMNNSDNDQPMDENSPLSIKSSVQDTEEDQGDDDQRSPDSSTHETGSVETNTNGRPVKQSPPFIETLELMPTDETELISSNHIKSTTTCTETVSTNQNTPSTPMRSANCSPLPHTSPLLIDEMGNYKKRKRSTTEKQTAAYNGNCTKDSDIPLDMGVICCPEEENSSRTRSSTRIRVRSSRATPPPKKNKVNVATQCDPEEVIVLSDSD; this is translated from the exons ATGCTCAGTGCTCAA CAAATTCTCTCTCCTCCCTTCCGGATGGCCGGAGCAGTGATGGACAGCATTGTGATTCTTGACGATGACGATGAAGAAGCTTCCACATCTGCATCCACGTCCTATTCTCATGCTACGAACTGCCAGTCAAAAACACCTGTGAAGAATCAGCTGCCGCCTCCAACACACATCTCACAGTCTCCATTCGCCTCTGCGAAGAAGGATGTTCATGTCCTGTTGGTGGAGAACGAAAAACTGTTTGCAGAG TTTGTGGAACATTGCTCTAAATACTCTCAAGACCATCCCGAGGTCGTGACCTACCTCCAGAACAGACACTCTAAGGCTCTGCCGACCTTCCTGTCGTCGGTGGAGTTTCGTAACACTCTGGGCCGCTGCCTCACACGAGCCCAGGCCAACACTGGCAAAACCTTCGTCTACATTAACGAACTCTGCACCGTTCTTAAACAGCACACAGCTCGGAAGAGGACCTCCATACAGTCTGTCCCCTCCCAGACAAAACCTGAGCAAAAGAGCAACGGGACTAATATAAAGGAGGAGGTACAAGTTAAAGAAGATGAGGAAAAGCAAGAGGCCGATGAGGAAACTAAGAAAACGAAAAGGGCTTCAAGGAGACAG ATAGCATACCTGGAAAACCTGTTGAAGGTGTATAATGAGGAGATCCGGCGGCTGCAGGAGCGGGAGTTGAGTGTAGACGATCTGGAGAAGGAGGACTCCAGTTATATTCAGGAGCACAAGCTCAAACGCAAG ATGATGAAGATCTATGACAAACTGTGTGAGCTGAAGGACTGCAACACACTGACGGGTCGAGTGATCGAGCAAAAGATTCCTTACAGTGGAACACGCTACCCAGAGAtcaacaaaaag ATTGAACGCTACATTAACAGTCCAGAAGCTCTTCACAATCCGCCGGACTACACAGATATCCTGAAGGTGGTTCAGCGCGCCAACGAACGCTACAAACTCATGCTCACCCGCAAACAGATGACACAAATCTCTCAAGAAGCCTTCAGAGAGACGGGCAACAAACTGCAGGAGAGACGCCATCTTGACATGGTCTACAACTTCGGCTCCCACCTCACCGATTCCTTCAAACCTa CGTTAGACCCTGCACTCACTGATCCAGCTCTAAATCGCAAACTCCGCTCGAACAGAGACATGGCTCTCAGCAGCCTGGAGGAGGTGATCACCAAATACGCTAATAAACAAGAAGACGTAGAGGTGGAGGAAACGAGGAAGAGacaagagagagacagacagaaaaaagag GCACTTAATGGGCAACAGAGTGAcagcaaagaaaaagaaagggagGAAACGGAAGAAAAAGAGAGGCAGGAACAGGAAGAAAAAGAGAGGGAGGAAAcggaagaaaaagaagaagaagaagaggaggaggaagatgaAGAAGATGATTCCTCTGATCCTGACATTGAAGAGGAGATCCAAGCCAGTCAAGAACTAGCTGGTCCAG atgatgatgaagaggaCGTCGAAGAGGAGCAGATGAACAACAGTGACAATGATCAGCCGATGGATGAGAACTCTCCTCTGTCAATCAAATCATCCGTCCAGGACACAGAGGAGGATCAGGGCGATGACGACCAGCGGTCTCCAGACAGCAGCACACATGAGACGGGATCTGTGGAAACAAACACAAACGGCAGACCTGTGAAACAAAGCCCTCCGTTCATAGAGACTTTGGAACTTATGCCTACCGACGAGACAGAACTTATTTCCTCAAATCACATTAAAAGCACCACTACCTGCACTGAGACTGTCTCCACCAATCAGAACACACCGTCAACCCCCATGAGATCAGCCAACTGCAGTCCACTACCTCACACAAGCCCTTTGCTGATCGACGAGATGGGCAACTACAAGAAGAGGAAACGATCCACGACTGAAAAACAAACTGCTGCCTACAATGGGAATTGCACAAAGGACAG TGATATTCCTCTGGATATGGGTGTGATCTGCTGTCCTGAGGAAGAAAATTCATCCAGGACGAGGAGTTCGACTCGGATCAGGGTCAGAAGCTCACGAGCCACTCCACCGCCTAAGAAAAATAAG GTGAACGTGGCGACTCAGTGCGACCCTGAGGAAGTGATCGTTCTGTCTGATTCAGATTGA
- the daxx gene encoding death domain-associated protein 6 isoform X1 yields MSDQITGRQRISASHVELYKDPALSFRIRARTYGFWHLNLDFDCLLTNSMLSAQQILSPPFRMAGAVMDSIVILDDDDEEASTSASTSYSHATNCQSKTPVKNQLPPPTHISQSPFASAKKDVHVLLVENEKLFAEFVEHCSKYSQDHPEVVTYLQNRHSKALPTFLSSVEFRNTLGRCLTRAQANTGKTFVYINELCTVLKQHTARKRTSIQSVPSQTKPEQKSNGTNIKEEVQVKEDEEKQEADEETKKTKRASRRQIAYLENLLKVYNEEIRRLQERELSVDDLEKEDSSYIQEHKLKRKMMKIYDKLCELKDCNTLTGRVIEQKIPYSGTRYPEINKKIERYINSPEALHNPPDYTDILKVVQRANERYKLMLTRKQMTQISQEAFRETGNKLQERRHLDMVYNFGSHLTDSFKPTLDPALTDPALNRKLRSNRDMALSSLEEVITKYANKQEDVEVEETRKRQERDRQKKEALNGQQSDSKEKEREETEEKERQEQEEKEREETEEKEEEEEEEEDEEDDSSDPDIEEEIQASQELAGPDDDEEDVEEEQMNNSDNDQPMDENSPLSIKSSVQDTEEDQGDDDQRSPDSSTHETGSVETNTNGRPVKQSPPFIETLELMPTDETELISSNHIKSTTTCTETVSTNQNTPSTPMRSANCSPLPHTSPLLIDEMGNYKKRKRSTTEKQTAAYNGNCTKDSDIPLDMGVICCPEEENSSRTRSSTRIRVRSSRATPPPKKNKVNVATQCDPEEVIVLSDSD; encoded by the exons ATGAGCGATCAGATTACTGGCCGCCAGCGAATCAGCGCGTCTCATGTTGAGCTGTACAAAGATCCAGCGCTGAGTTTCAGGATCCGAGCGC GTACATACGGATTTTGGCATCTCAATTTGGACTTTGACTGTCTCTTGACCAATTCAATGCTCAGTGCTCAA CAAATTCTCTCTCCTCCCTTCCGGATGGCCGGAGCAGTGATGGACAGCATTGTGATTCTTGACGATGACGATGAAGAAGCTTCCACATCTGCATCCACGTCCTATTCTCATGCTACGAACTGCCAGTCAAAAACACCTGTGAAGAATCAGCTGCCGCCTCCAACACACATCTCACAGTCTCCATTCGCCTCTGCGAAGAAGGATGTTCATGTCCTGTTGGTGGAGAACGAAAAACTGTTTGCAGAG TTTGTGGAACATTGCTCTAAATACTCTCAAGACCATCCCGAGGTCGTGACCTACCTCCAGAACAGACACTCTAAGGCTCTGCCGACCTTCCTGTCGTCGGTGGAGTTTCGTAACACTCTGGGCCGCTGCCTCACACGAGCCCAGGCCAACACTGGCAAAACCTTCGTCTACATTAACGAACTCTGCACCGTTCTTAAACAGCACACAGCTCGGAAGAGGACCTCCATACAGTCTGTCCCCTCCCAGACAAAACCTGAGCAAAAGAGCAACGGGACTAATATAAAGGAGGAGGTACAAGTTAAAGAAGATGAGGAAAAGCAAGAGGCCGATGAGGAAACTAAGAAAACGAAAAGGGCTTCAAGGAGACAG ATAGCATACCTGGAAAACCTGTTGAAGGTGTATAATGAGGAGATCCGGCGGCTGCAGGAGCGGGAGTTGAGTGTAGACGATCTGGAGAAGGAGGACTCCAGTTATATTCAGGAGCACAAGCTCAAACGCAAG ATGATGAAGATCTATGACAAACTGTGTGAGCTGAAGGACTGCAACACACTGACGGGTCGAGTGATCGAGCAAAAGATTCCTTACAGTGGAACACGCTACCCAGAGAtcaacaaaaag ATTGAACGCTACATTAACAGTCCAGAAGCTCTTCACAATCCGCCGGACTACACAGATATCCTGAAGGTGGTTCAGCGCGCCAACGAACGCTACAAACTCATGCTCACCCGCAAACAGATGACACAAATCTCTCAAGAAGCCTTCAGAGAGACGGGCAACAAACTGCAGGAGAGACGCCATCTTGACATGGTCTACAACTTCGGCTCCCACCTCACCGATTCCTTCAAACCTa CGTTAGACCCTGCACTCACTGATCCAGCTCTAAATCGCAAACTCCGCTCGAACAGAGACATGGCTCTCAGCAGCCTGGAGGAGGTGATCACCAAATACGCTAATAAACAAGAAGACGTAGAGGTGGAGGAAACGAGGAAGAGacaagagagagacagacagaaaaaagag GCACTTAATGGGCAACAGAGTGAcagcaaagaaaaagaaagggagGAAACGGAAGAAAAAGAGAGGCAGGAACAGGAAGAAAAAGAGAGGGAGGAAAcggaagaaaaagaagaagaagaagaggaggaggaagatgaAGAAGATGATTCCTCTGATCCTGACATTGAAGAGGAGATCCAAGCCAGTCAAGAACTAGCTGGTCCAG atgatgatgaagaggaCGTCGAAGAGGAGCAGATGAACAACAGTGACAATGATCAGCCGATGGATGAGAACTCTCCTCTGTCAATCAAATCATCCGTCCAGGACACAGAGGAGGATCAGGGCGATGACGACCAGCGGTCTCCAGACAGCAGCACACATGAGACGGGATCTGTGGAAACAAACACAAACGGCAGACCTGTGAAACAAAGCCCTCCGTTCATAGAGACTTTGGAACTTATGCCTACCGACGAGACAGAACTTATTTCCTCAAATCACATTAAAAGCACCACTACCTGCACTGAGACTGTCTCCACCAATCAGAACACACCGTCAACCCCCATGAGATCAGCCAACTGCAGTCCACTACCTCACACAAGCCCTTTGCTGATCGACGAGATGGGCAACTACAAGAAGAGGAAACGATCCACGACTGAAAAACAAACTGCTGCCTACAATGGGAATTGCACAAAGGACAG TGATATTCCTCTGGATATGGGTGTGATCTGCTGTCCTGAGGAAGAAAATTCATCCAGGACGAGGAGTTCGACTCGGATCAGGGTCAGAAGCTCACGAGCCACTCCACCGCCTAAGAAAAATAAG GTGAACGTGGCGACTCAGTGCGACCCTGAGGAAGTGATCGTTCTGTCTGATTCAGATTGA
- the psmb9a gene encoding proteasome subunit beta type-9, with the protein MSEEMFPEPEWLSEEVKTGTTIIAVTFDGGVVLGSDSRVSAGESVVNRVMNKLSPLHDKIYCALSGSAADAQTIAEIVNYQLDVHSIEVEDDPLVCSAATLVKNISYKYKEELSAHLIVAGWDRKKGGQVYATLSGLLTRQPFAIGGSGSFYINGFVDAEYRKNMTKRECQEFVVNALTLAMGRDGSSGGVAYVVTIDKDGAEEKCVLGNELPKFFDQ; encoded by the exons ACGACCATCATCGCGGTTACTTTTGACGGTGGAGTTGTTCTTGGCTCAGATTCGCGCGTGTCAGCGGG GGAGTCAGTGGTGAATCGTGTGATGAACAAGCTCTCCCCGCTCCATGACAAAATCTACTGTGCTCTGTCTGGATCAGCAGCAGATGCTCAAACCATTGCTGAGATTGTCAACTACCAACTGGATGTGCACAG TATTGAGGTGGAAGATGACCCACTGGTCTGCTCTGCTGCTACTCTGGTGAAGAACATTTCATACAAATATAAAGAGGAACTATCAGCACATCTTATTGTTGCAGGGTGGGACAGAAAAAAAGGAGGACAG GTCTATGCAACACTGAGTGGTTTGCTGACTAGGCAGCCTTTTGCTATCGGTGGCTCTGGGAGTTTTTACATTAATGGGTTTGTGGATGCAGAGTACCGAAAAAACATGACAAAGAGAGAATGCCAAGAGTTTGTAGTGAATG ctCTCACTCTGGCGATGGGTCGGGATGGCTCAAGTGGAGGCGTTGCATATGTTGTTACCATTGATAAAGATGGAGCAGAAGAGAAGTGTGTCTTAGGAAATGAACTGCCCAAATTTTTTGATCAGTGA